The window ACGGCGTAGCAGAGCTGCTGCACGGTGCGGGCCGTGGCATTTCCCATGGCGAACTGGTCGCTGCCAAGGTCCGCCAGGGGCGCGGCCGTGATGCAGGTGATCGCCATCCCGACTCCGGCTCCCAGCATCAGCATGGCCGGCAGGAAGTCCGACACGTAGTCCGGTGTGGCCTCGACGCGCCAGAACTGCCACGAGAAGGCGGCGATGCACAACCCGCTACCCGCCGCGGTGAGCCAGCGGTGGCCGAGGCGGTCGGCGGCGCGGCCGACCCACCACGAGGCCAGGACCGACATCAGTGGACTGGGACTGAGGCCCAGACCCGTCTTCCAGACCGGCCACTCCCAGAGACGCTGCAGCAGCAGAGAGTTGAGGAAGAACCCGCCCAGGAAGGCGAATCCGAAGAAGATCGTGGCGAAGGTGGCCACCCGGAACGACCGGATGCCGAAAAGCGACAGGTCCAGTACCGGCGACGGGTGGCGGCGTGACCGCCACACCAGGACCGGCAGCAGGACCAGCCCGACGCACGCCAGTGTGAGCGTGCGGGCGCTGGCGAAACCCCAGTGCTCGGCCTGCACCACCGCCAGCAGCACGAGTGCCACGCCCAGCACGCTCACCGGGACGCCGATGAAGTCCAGCCGTCCGGTGTCGGTTGCCACCCGCGTCTCGGTCAGGTAGCGACGCCCCAGGACCGCAACGGCGGCACCCAGCGGGACGCTCGCCCAGAAGATTCCCCGCCAGCCGAACAGCTCGATCAGCAGCGCGCCCGCGGACGGGCCGACCGCCCCGCCGAAGCCCGCAACCGCGGACCAGATGCCCACGGCCATGGATCGTCGCTCGATGGGGAACTCCGGCAGCACCAGCGCCAGGGACGACGGGAAGATCGCCGAGCCGCCGATCGCCTGCACGACTCTGAAGGCGATGAGCGAGGCTGCGTCCGGCGCGAGGCTGCACAGCAACGACCCCAGCGTGAAGACCCCCACCGAGACGAGGAACACCCGCTTGCGCCCCAGCCTGTCGGCGGTCCGCCCCGCCAGCAGCAGCAGCGAGGCGACGGTCACGTTGTAGGCCGTCAGGATCCACGAGAGCACGGCATCGGTGGTCCCCAGATCAGCACCGATGGTGGGGAACGCCACATTCACGATGGAGGCGTCGATCACCACCAGGAAGATGCTGACGCACACCACCGCCAGAACAACCCACGCCCGCCGCGGCACCTCCGAGGCTCCCGATCGACGACGCCGGCGACTCCGCCCCGCGGCGCGGCGCGGCGGCCGCGTCGCACCTCGGGATTCTGTCACCATCGCCTCCCAGCAGGCGTGAAAGCGCAGGCACTGTGCGGCCGATACGCTCGGGGTATGACCGCTGGAACGCTAGCCGTCACCGGCGACAACGCCGCTGACGCGCTCGTCAACAACGAACCGCTGGCACTGCTGCTGGCCATGCTGCTGGATCAGCAGATCCCGATGGAGTGGGCTTTCAAGTCGCCGTACCGGCTGGCCGAGCGGCTGGGCGGCGAGTTGGACGCCACCGCCATCGCGGCCATGGACCCGGCCGACCTGGAAGCTGTCTTCGGCACCAAGCCGGCGCTGCACCGCTTCCCCGCTGCGATGGCCCGCCGGGCCCACGAACTCTGTCGTCACGTGGCCGATCAGTACGACGGCGACGCCGCAGCGGTCTGGGCCGCCGCCGCCAGCGGCCGGGAACTGTACGACAGGGTGCGCGCCCTGCCGGGCTACGGCGACGAGAAGTCCATGATCTTCCTGGCCATCCTGGCCAAGCGTTTCGCCGTCCGCCCCACGGGGTGGGACGGCTACGCCGGCCCCTTCGCCGACGACACCCCCCGCTCGGTCGCCGACATCGACGGCCCCGAAGCACTCGCCCGGGTACGCGCCTGGAAGAAGGAACAAAAAGCCGCCGGCCGATCCAAGCAGGACTGACCCGGCTGCGACAACGGCAGACCGGAGGAGCGATGGATCGCTACGACCGTGAGGAGCGGCGTTACGACCGCGGCGAACCGGATCGCCCCGGATCCGAGCCCTCGGGCTCTCCGGAGGATTTCCCGTGGGAGGACTCCGGCCGTGGCGATCAGCCTCCGCAGGTCTGGGAGGCGCCGCCCACCGATCAACTCGCTGGGGCCGGAGGCGCCGCCGTCCCGGGGCGCCGCGGGGGCGACCAGCGCAACCCCATGGCGATCGCCGGGTTTGTCTGCTCGATCGTGATGTGGATCCCGATCCCCTACCTGAACGTCGTGTTCTGGGCCGCGGCAGTGACCTTGTCCTCGATCGGCCTCAGCCGGGCGAGGCGGCTGGGACTGCCGTACAAGGGACTCGCCATCGCGGGGCTGTGCATCAGCCTGATCGGCATCGTGTTCATCGTGATCGTCATCCTCTTCTTCATCGGGGCGATCGCCTTCGCGGACTGACGGCACGGCCCGCTCAAGGAGCGGTCGGAGTCTCCGCAAGCGACGCCTCGTCGACCGTCGCCGGCTCCAGCACCATGTCGTGGCCGTGGCGGTCGAGCCAGCCCAGCACCAGGGAGATACAGCGCGGGTCATAGCGCAGCCGGTGACCGCCCGCGGCGATGATGCGCAGATCGGCGGCCCCGTGGGCGTCGGCTATGGCGCGGGCGTCCAGGGGCGGCACCAACTCGTCGTCGGAGCCGTGCACCACCATCAGGGGCCGCGGCGCCAGGCGGTCGGCCGCAGCGGCGGTGCTGAAAGAGGCGAACTGGTCGCGCCAGGCCTTGCGGTCGGGAGGGAACAAGTCGTCGCGCACCACGCCGGTCTCGCGGGCGTGGCGCAGCAAGCGCTCGCTGTTGGCTGCCCAGTCGGCGAAATCGACCGGCGCCCCCACCGAAACCGCCCCCGTCACGGCGGGCGCACCGGCGGCGGCCCTGATCGCCACTGCGCCGCCGGTGCCGAAACCGGCGACCCAGATCCCCCGGGTGCGGGTCCGCACCGACACGAACTCG of the bacterium genome contains:
- a CDS encoding MFS transporter; the encoded protein is MPRRAWVVLAVVCVSIFLVVIDASIVNVAFPTIGADLGTTDAVLSWILTAYNVTVASLLLLAGRTADRLGRKRVFLVSVGVFTLGSLLCSLAPDAASLIAFRVVQAIGGSAIFPSSLALVLPEFPIERRSMAVGIWSAVAGFGGAVGPSAGALLIELFGWRGIFWASVPLGAAVAVLGRRYLTETRVATDTGRLDFIGVPVSVLGVALVLLAVVQAEHWGFASARTLTLACVGLVLLPVLVWRSRRHPSPVLDLSLFGIRSFRVATFATIFFGFAFLGGFFLNSLLLQRLWEWPVWKTGLGLSPSPLMSVLASWWVGRAADRLGHRWLTAAGSGLCIAAFSWQFWRVEATPDYVSDFLPAMLMLGAGVGMAITCITAAPLADLGSDQFAMGNATARTVQQLCYAVGVAAVVALLGAGGAEDLARYPRPWIWLICSYALAGLTIALFYPSGSAAGRAGLAAGGVGGGSPARD
- a CDS encoding Fe-S cluster assembly protein HesB; protein product: MTAGTLAVTGDNAADALVNNEPLALLLAMLLDQQIPMEWAFKSPYRLAERLGGELDATAIAAMDPADLEAVFGTKPALHRFPAAMARRAHELCRHVADQYDGDAAAVWAAAASGRELYDRVRALPGYGDEKSMIFLAILAKRFAVRPTGWDGYAGPFADDTPRSVADIDGPEALARVRAWKKEQKAAGRSKQD
- a CDS encoding DUF4190 domain-containing protein; amino-acid sequence: MDRYDREERRYDRGEPDRPGSEPSGSPEDFPWEDSGRGDQPPQVWEAPPTDQLAGAGGAAVPGRRGGDQRNPMAIAGFVCSIVMWIPIPYLNVVFWAAAVTLSSIGLSRARRLGLPYKGLAIAGLCISLIGIVFIVIVILFFIGAIAFAD
- a CDS encoding alpha/beta hydrolase, which gives rise to MEEIPSGPLTLSGYLARPLRSDGEVLRDPRPAVVICHGLPAAPGGGATAGRSYHVLADRIAVEMGWSALVLNYRGCGLSEGDFSLLGWVTDVRAAVEFVSVRTRTRGIWVAGFGTGGAVAIRAAAGAPAVTGAVSVGAPVDFADWAANSERLLRHARETGVVRDDLFPPDRKAWRDQFASFSTAAAADRLAPRPLMVVHGSDDELVPPLDARAIADAHGAADLRIIAAGGHRLRYDPRCISLVLGWLDRHGHDMVLEPATVDEASLAETPTAP